In Carassius carassius chromosome 19, fCarCar2.1, whole genome shotgun sequence, a single genomic region encodes these proteins:
- the LOC132095525 gene encoding beta-1,3-galactosyltransferase 1-like, with amino-acid sequence MPSKVSCLYVLTVVCWASALWYLSISRPTSSYVSQLSVPARKTAKALKSNATTTFGNIRTRPLNPHAFDFIINEPKKCETNVPFLVILITTTHKEFNARQAIRETWGDESTFSDLRIITLFLLGRSTDSVLNQMVEQESEIFHDIVVEDFIDSYHNLTLKTLMGMRWVATFCNQAKYVMKTDSDIFVNMDNLVYKLLKPATKPRRRYFTGYVINGGPIRDMRSKWYMSRDLYPESKYPPFCSGTGYVFSADVAELIYKTSLHTRLLHLEDVYVGVCLRKLAIHPYQNSGFNHWKMAYSLCRYRRVITVHQISPEEMHRIWNDMTSKKHLKC; translated from the coding sequence ATGCCTTCAAAAGTGTCATGCCTCTACGTGTTGACGGTCGTTTGCTGGGCCAGCGCTCTGTGGTATTTAAGTATATCCCGTCCCACGTCATCCTATGTGAGCCAACTGTCCGTCCCAGCACGTAAAACAGCGAAAGCGCTCAAGAGCAACGCCACCACAACCTTTGGTAACATCCGGACGCGTCCGCTGAACCCCCATGCCTTCGATTTCATCATCAACGAGCCCAAGAAATGTGAAACGAACGTGCCCTTCCTTGTCATCCTTATCACGACCACACACAAAGAGTTCAATGCCCGCCAAGCCATCAGGGAAACTTGGGGCGACGAAAGCACCTTCAGCGACCTCCGCATCATTACGCTCTTTCTTCTGGGACGCAGCACGGACTCAGTGCTCAACCAAATGGTGGAGCAAGAGAGCGAGATCTTTCACGACATCGTAGTCGAGGACTTCATCGACTCGTACCACAATCTCACTCTCAAAACGCTGATGGGAATGCGCTGGGTGGCCACTTTCTGCAACCAAGCCAAGTACGTGATGAAAACGGACAGCGATATCTTCGTGAACATGGACAACTTGGTGTATAAACTCTTGAAGCCGGCCACCAAACCTCGACGGAGGTACTTCACGGGATACGTCATCAACGGCGGACCCATTCGGGACATGCGCAGCAAGTGGTACATGTCCAGAGACCTTTACCCCGAAAGCAAATACCCGCCATTTTGCTCCGGCACTGGGTACGTGTTCTCAGCAGATGTTGCAGAGCTCATCTACAAGACGTCCTTGCACACCAGACTCTTGCATCTGGAGGACGTTTATGTCGGGGTGTGTTTGAGGAAGCTGGCCATTCACCCATATCAGAACAGTGGATTCAATCACTGGAAAATGGCCTACAGTCTTTGCAGGTACCGTCGAGTCATTACCGTACACCAGATCTCCCCTGAGGAGATGCATCGTATCTGGAATGACATGACCAGCAAGAAGCATCTCAAGTGTTAG